In Cryptomeria japonica chromosome 1, Sugi_1.0, whole genome shotgun sequence, the sequence ccttggctttcatggtcctaggtgcaagagaaaagtgttaactAGTGACACTCGATTTTCTTTTATAGGTAAGAGGGCATGTCCCCCCAAGCAAACCATAAGGCTAGGTGAggggagaacgacccaagtggtactttCTTTCAATCCgatatataaatattcatgatttaAACGAAAGCTATAAATCGACACGTGCCGTTGTGTTATATCGATGGTTTCCCTCAGTATTTCCATGCAAATGCCTTTACGATCTTGACAAAAGTAAAAATTCTTTGGTGCTTGTGTGATAGATGCGTAAAAACCTATGTTCTATAGGCTAGGTTTGTAGTATGTCATAGCGGGAATGTTGCCAAATTTAAGCCGGAATTGACATAGCGTAGTCATTGTCATTCTATAAAACTGTAGGTTTGCATCTCAAACACACGGGATCGCTCCTTATTGTGGCCGGTTTGCACTGTTGCTCCTTGGTCCTAGTTCATAGTTCAATTTTAGCGGGTTTTTCGTTTGTTATAGCGGGTTCGTGGTCTGTTCTGGCAGGTTCGTGGTTATGCTTCCAAAGTTTGTAGTCAAGTTGGTCCCATTGCCCTATGTAATTGTTACCAAACTCATTGCAGAATGCCTTAAGGGGTGCCTCAAAGATTTGATCTATGAAGAACAAGGGGGATTTGATGTTGGAAGATAAATTATGGATGGGATCGTGATAGCAACGGAGGCTATTCACTCCATGGATTCGTCTAGGGagaaagctatgtttattaagcttgATATGGCAAAGATATATGACAGGGTGAAATGGTCCTTCTTGCAGAAGGTTTTGATCGATTTTGGTTTCTCTAGTGAATGGGTTTACTGGGTTATGAGTTGCGTCACCACTACTTCTTTATCCGCTCTCATCAACAGAGAACCCTCTGAGTTATTCAAGGCTTCTTAGGGCCTTCGGTAGGGAGACCCTCTGTCTCCATATCTATTTATCATTATTGTTGAGGAGTTGGGAAGGTTCATTAAGTCTCAAATTCAACATGGTTTGATTCatggttggagatggggtaatgggaTGCCTCCTTCCACGCATctctagtttgttgatgatactagtTTGATGGGTGTGGCTAGAATTAATGAAGCGGTTAATTTCATAAAATCATTGAACATTTATTTGTTTGCATTGGGCAAAAGGATTAATGAGGCTAagtcttccattttcttttttaacacCCCTCAGCTTATTCAAAGTAGGATTGCTTGTATTCTTAGATTTCAAATCAGTACTCTCCCTGTTGTgtatttggggattcctttgggTTCAAGGGTTCTCATCGCAAGGAAATTTGGCTGGATATCTTGGAGAAGTTTTAGAAGAAGGCTAGTCATTGGACCTTTCGATGGCTCTCTTCTGTTGGTAGGGTGATTCTTTTGAAGGCGGTGGTGTAGGCCCTTCCTCTTTACATTTTTTTGCGCAAGTTGCCCCCTCTAGTTTTGTGAAGGAATTTGATGCCTTGTCACACTTGTTTCTATGGTTTGGTAATCTTCTCTTGGCTAAATGGAGTTTGGTGAAGTGGGACTGAGTGTGTAGACCGAAGTAGCTAGGAAGGAGGTTTAGGGCTTTGTATTGTTGCAATGAATAACCTAGTCTTATCTGCTAAGCTTTACTTGCGATGGTGCACTTGTTAGGACTAGAGATGGGCTAATATTCTCTCCTCCAAATACTTGCAAGGAGTGTGTGGGAGTGAAATGCCTAGATACCCTTTGGTGGGGAAGGGTTCCATGATTTGTAATACTTTAAAGAGAGGAGCTAAGATTATCAAGGATGATCTTTTTTGGATATGCAACAAGGGGCTAATGCTTTATTTTAGTTGGATTCTTGGGACGGTCATTCCCCGATTATCTCTCAGTTCTCACATCTTCAACCTTTGTGCAATCTCTTTCTACAGTGGATGGCTGGTGCAGAGTGCAGAATTTTAGGAAGGTTCATTTACAAGGTCAGTTGGAGGTTTGTTGTTGGAAAGATCTCCAAGATTGGCCAGCGAGTGGTTCTGAGGTTGATCGTCAAGAGCTTGCAGGGATTCTAGTCGAGAGACTTTGCAATTCCCTTAAGGGGAATGATACTCTGGCTTGGGGTCTGAATCCAAAAGGTAGGTTTTCTGTGGATTCGAGGTATCTTGAGTTAGACAGACAGTTGCATGGTAGAGAGGGCGTTATTTGGTGGAAGCAGGTTTGGAACAAGTTCTCATGGTCTAGGTGCAATTTTTTTCTCTAGTTGGTTGCCCAAAATAAATGTTTGACTTGGgataatttgaaaaaatgtggatttcatGGCCTGTCAATTTGTGTCTTGTGTACAAATAGTGAAGAGAATGCTTCTCACCTATTCTTTCAATGTCCCTACTGAAGGGGGATTTGGCAATTCTAGTGGGAGTTGTGGAACCATGCCTATGTTCATGCCAcctctctggtggagttttgggatAGCTTGGGGAGGCCTCCTACTCAGACTATTTTTTTTTTGGTATCAAtcacaatataataataataataataataatggaaGTGTTCTTACATAAAATCCACTTTTTTCTTAGGAATAaggataaaaatgaaaataaaataaatcacttgattttttttaaatgaaaaaataaaaattcaaaaaaacattaTGGACCAATCAAAAAATACaaactgatatatatatattttttaataaaaaatcgcATAAAATAAAATCCCTTCCGATAAAGTAAGGTAATTGAGGAAGCAAGGGCCTTATGCTCTGCCGTCGGCTTGAAAGGGATAAATAAAGACAATAGGAAGTAATCCTTGTCTGATGGGAGGACAACTGAGTCAAAGTCTTGATAACATTgaagaaaaacttttgttttttaATGGCGTGAATGTCACGATACACCGAAGATAATCACGCGCATCCACTCCCGTGTTGAAACACCCACTCAACAATTTCCACCTTCTTTCCTCCCATTTATTTATATCTCCCCCcgcctcttctttcttcctcaatTCACATTTCTCTCCCTCCTCAACACTCTTCTTTCCACTGAATTCCTCTCTTCTGCAAAGCCAAGAGAATCAATGGCAAATTGGTTGTGGTCATGCGCATACCCTTCCAAAACAGCCAATCTCATCCGATTTAATGGCGGCCTGGAAAGAATAAAGATTAAGATGGGAATGAAGGTTGCGGAATTGATGCTCGACAATCCCAACCATTTTGTCTGCAATTTGGGTAGTCTGCAAGCAGGGCATCGTATTTTAGCGCTCTCTGCGGAAGAAGAAATAGAGCGGGGAAATACATACGTTCTTCTCCCCATGCAAAAATTACGCTGTGTGCTGAGTGAGGCGGACATGGGTAGAATTCAACAATTGAAGAACAAATCGAATGCAATCTCCTCCTCCCACTCCAAAATCGTTCCACTCTCTCAAGACGACTTTGTGGCGGAGAAATCGTCGTTGCCAAAACTGGTGGCGAATGAGGAAGAAATagagaagatgaagatgagaataGACCGGCAGAGATGCTGGAAACCCTCATTGCATACAATTGAAGAGACTCGCAGCTTAAAATTCACAGAAAACGCTCCAAAACGACCAATTTTGACTTACAGATTGAGATAACGCCATTGAATTTGTTTACAtctatcatttttatttatttatttatttatcaaaagAGCAATAATGATTAGTTATGGCCCGAGATCGTGTGGGGTCACGGCATCAATAATAAGTCTTTCACCGTTTGTCTTTAAGCTTTTGACACGGTGAAGAGAAAAAATGAGAGAAGCTTTAATTCGTGTCGTCAGAACACAGTTGTCGTATTCAATTATCGCATTAGAAACCGAAAGGTGCGCTTTCAATATCAATCACACTTGTAAACAATTTACGTGGCCTCTTGTAAGCTCCATGTTTGATTTTTAGTTCAGTATATATTTATTTagaattttcatttttgtttttaataaaatTGATTTACAATAGAAAGAATAGCAAGTCTACAAAGAAGTCTATGAAAATGTATAGAAAAAAAATCAATAACAACAATACAATGAATAAGATAAGATAGAAGAGGATAAGTATGATTTACAGGTTAAgtcataacatttttttaattatgcTAATATGTGTAGCTACCATATCTTCTATTATAATTCTAATTCTAGGTGTATGTGCTTTTAAGGTATTGAAAATATTTTAGATAGGGTTTTGATCTAAATCAATAGATTGGTTAAATCAACATAAAGATTTAGGTTGAGTTGGATATATTAAAAGGTTTACTAGATGAGATACAGCTAAATGTTGATTATCATGTATTGAAGTTGGTATTAGATTATGAAAAAATAGTTCTAATTCTGATTTAAAAAATACTTTTAGGTAGGATatattggatcaaaatctaaattTAGCTACCCACAtataaaaaacatgaaaaatgtatGCTTTATCACATTTATTTGGTAAATTAATTGAGTTAGCATCCTCTGAATACTCAAAATTATGTTTTGGCATTTCTCCCTAGTCCTAGATAAGTggaattgaaaaaataaataacgCAAACAAAACAAAGGATTCACATTCCCCTTGCCCCTTTAGTATTTAGATACTATCAATATTTTTCCTATGCAAGTAAATATGAATAAGATGATAAGATCAAGTGAGATAAAGAATATTTATATATAGAAacaaaattaatagtaaacaatgTAATGTTTAGTGTCTAAGGCTTATGGAAACAAGTGCTATTAATGCTTCCTATCCTTTCCCTTTATGTAAGTATG encodes:
- the LOC131041870 gene encoding uncharacterized protein LOC131041870 — its product is MANWLWSCAYPSKTANLIRFNGGLERIKIKMGMKVAELMLDNPNHFVCNLGSLQAGHRILALSAEEEIERGNTYVLLPMQKLRCVLSEADMGRIQQLKNKSNAISSSHSKIVPLSQDDFVAEKSSLPKLVANEEEIEKMKMRIDRQRCWKPSLHTIEETRSLKFTENAPKRPILTYRLR